The proteins below come from a single Nocardiopsis gilva YIM 90087 genomic window:
- a CDS encoding glutamate ABC transporter substrate-binding protein, whose translation MDDTDGTEAIDDQRSRIMRVCGSVIALGAVLAVTACGLGVRETDSIVNGEGELKIAVKPDQPGISSTTGEGEFEGFDVDVAHYIARSLGYTKDDVKLSAVSSNQREDVLLAADEKKRVDLVVASYSITPERKTRIAFGGPYYVAHQDILVAAGDDSVDDVHDLKGKVLCQEKGSNSANRITKERGIEVKEVVEAATYGGCADQLANGDVDAVSTDDLILAGYMQRAPGKFRLVNAPFTDERYGVGVSKDDLTGCEAVNTAITQMYQDGTGRKLLAKWFGATGLQVTESVPQFEGCE comes from the coding sequence GTGGATGACACGGACGGCACGGAAGCCATCGACGACCAGAGGAGCCGGATCATGAGGGTGTGCGGGTCTGTCATCGCGCTCGGTGCGGTGCTGGCAGTGACCGCCTGCGGCCTGGGGGTAAGGGAGACCGATTCGATCGTCAACGGGGAGGGCGAGCTGAAGATCGCGGTCAAGCCCGACCAGCCCGGCATCAGTTCGACCACCGGTGAGGGTGAGTTCGAGGGGTTCGACGTGGACGTCGCCCACTACATCGCCCGGAGCCTCGGGTACACGAAGGACGACGTGAAGCTCTCGGCGGTGTCCTCCAACCAGCGCGAGGACGTGCTGCTGGCCGCCGACGAGAAGAAGCGGGTCGACCTGGTCGTGGCGAGCTACTCGATCACCCCCGAGCGCAAGACCCGGATCGCCTTCGGCGGCCCCTACTACGTGGCCCACCAGGACATCCTGGTGGCGGCCGGCGACGACTCGGTCGACGACGTGCACGACCTGAAGGGCAAGGTCCTCTGCCAGGAGAAGGGCTCGAACTCCGCCAACAGGATCACCAAGGAGCGCGGCATCGAGGTGAAGGAGGTCGTGGAGGCGGCCACCTACGGCGGCTGCGCCGACCAGCTCGCCAACGGCGATGTGGACGCGGTCTCCACCGACGACCTCATCCTGGCCGGGTACATGCAGCGGGCCCCGGGGAAGTTCCGGCTGGTGAACGCGCCCTTCACCGACGAGCGGTACGGGGTCGGGGTGTCCAAGGACGACCTGACCGGGTGCGAGGCCGTGAACACCGCGATCACCCAGATGTACCAGGACGGGACCGGACGCAAGCTGCTGGCCAAGTGGTTCGGCGCGACCGGCCTTCAGGTCACCGAGAGCGTCCCCCAGTTCGAGGGGTGTGAGTGA
- a CDS encoding FHA domain-containing protein: MPTCPAGHASAAGDFCDFCGIGIPTPPYARRTEVAQAQRAENCPECGTPRAGRFCEECGHDFSLADQTVASSLPITPPSEPSSNHLAEPPRAISPVIKPEGGLWHAVIMADPAYYQVMADRGLLDPDVIRFPATPRRRRVPLNKPEVYIGRRSTSRRVLPEIDLAGPPEDPAVSHLHAVLLARPGGTWVVVDVGSTNGTTINGTDDPIERDREVPLHDGDRIYVGAWTVITVQRG; encoded by the coding sequence ATGCCGACCTGTCCGGCCGGGCACGCCTCGGCCGCGGGAGACTTTTGTGATTTCTGCGGGATCGGCATCCCGACACCTCCGTATGCCCGGCGGACCGAGGTCGCTCAGGCCCAGCGGGCCGAGAACTGCCCCGAGTGCGGCACCCCGCGCGCCGGGCGCTTCTGCGAGGAGTGCGGTCACGACTTCTCGCTCGCCGACCAGACCGTGGCCTCCTCGCTCCCCATCACGCCCCCGAGCGAGCCGTCGTCGAACCACCTCGCCGAACCGCCGCGGGCCATCTCGCCCGTGATCAAGCCGGAGGGCGGCCTGTGGCACGCGGTGATCATGGCCGACCCCGCCTACTACCAGGTCATGGCCGATCGGGGGCTGCTCGACCCCGACGTCATCCGGTTCCCGGCCACCCCGCGGCGCCGCCGCGTCCCCCTCAACAAGCCGGAGGTCTACATCGGGCGGCGCAGCACCTCGCGCCGGGTCCTGCCCGAGATCGACCTCGCCGGGCCGCCCGAAGACCCCGCCGTCTCCCATCTGCACGCCGTACTGCTGGCCCGCCCGGGAGGCACGTGGGTGGTGGTGGACGTCGGCTCCACCAACGGGACGACCATCAACGGCACCGACGACCCCATCGAACGCGACCGGGAGGTACCGCTGCATGACGGCGACCGAATCTACGTGGGTGCCTGGACGGTCATCACGGTCCAGAGGGGATGA
- a CDS encoding DUF6221 family protein, with product MTIVEFLSARLAEAEQAAYEASPATGGPPRALADVEAKRRILHGYNHAYRSCVHTLEHCGRAESNGAWSALHTWRRAVECLAAIYDDHPDYDPSWKVGAT from the coding sequence GTGACCATCGTCGAGTTCCTGAGTGCCCGCCTGGCTGAGGCCGAACAGGCGGCGTACGAAGCATCCCCCGCCACCGGCGGACCACCGCGCGCGCTCGCCGACGTGGAGGCCAAACGGCGCATCCTCCACGGCTACAACCACGCCTACCGCAGCTGCGTGCACACGTTGGAGCACTGCGGCCGCGCGGAGTCCAACGGCGCGTGGTCCGCACTCCACACCTGGCGCCGGGCGGTGGAATGCCTCGCCGCCATCTACGACGACCACCCCGACTACGACCCGTCGTGGAAGGTGGGCGCCACCTAG